The sequence below is a genomic window from Paenibacillus sp. DCT19.
TCTCCCATCCTACGCTGGATCAAGTAATGATAAGGAGACGTACCATAGTGTTTGGAATACATATGAATCAGATAATAGAAGTCAATGTGAAAATGATCTGCAAGCTCTTTTAGCTTAATGGGTTGCCTGTAGTTGGTATCCAAATAGTCTTTGATTCTCTCCGCAAGATTATTGCTTAGCACAATTTCGCTCGCTGTGCGTTGATGGTGGGACATCCGATGAATAATGACGAGTATGGCTTTTAGAACATGATTAGAGATATATTCGTATCCGTCTTCACGGATTGAAAACTCATTAAACAGCGTCTGCATTAACGAACAGAGTTCCTCTGAATAGCGGTTCGAGCGAATGACAGGCTCGCTGCCTGGTGGTACAACCCAATCTCTGTCAGGATGCATCCCTTCGTGGAAACGAAAGCCGCAATAATAGGTGGATAACGGGAACTCAGGATCAGATTTCTCCTCGTGTAACGTTCCTTTGTTATAGACAAGCAGATCGCCTTGTTGAGCCGAATGCTTCGTGCCGTTGATTGTGAACGAACCTTTGCCATCAATGACATAAATAATTTCATGCAGATCGTCATGCTTATGGGTTGGAAAGCTCCAATGGGGATTACCGCAAGCTTACCTACGTAAATAATAGTACATTCTTGATCATCATATCGTTGGGCGGATTCGAAGTGTGTATTCATTCAGCAATGTCTTCCCTTCAGTGCATCTGTGAATCAAATGACAACATATATCATGTTTATGAATAAGACCACAACAACCTTGATTGTCGCTTAACCTCATCTGACAGTACAATTTGACTATTCATATGTACTATATATCGAACTGAGGGGAAGGGAAAGCATATTGCATGACATCAAATAAATATTAGAGACATAGAAAGGTTCGCAACAATCGCAACAATAGAGAGGAATAGTGAGGGCTTATTCATGACTAGAAATAGAGAAACTTTACTTATATTAACGCTTACGCTAGTGAGCTTTGTATTAGGCACGACGGAATATGTCATCGTAGGGGTATTAAAAGAAATAGAGCATGCGATGAAGGTATCGTTGGCCGCAGCGGGTGCGCTTGTGTCTGGCTTCGCGATTGCCTACGCTATCGGAACACCATTTGCGGTTGCATCCTTGTCCAAACTGTCACGCAGAAGCTCCATTCTGATTGGTTTTGGCATTGTGCTTGTGTTGAACCTGTTGACGGTGTTCGCTACAACATTCTATTCATTGATGGCTATTCGTATTGTATCAGCGGTCGCTTGTGGGCTCACCGTTTCGCTGTCGATCTCCATTGCTAGCGATGCAGTTCAGCAGGAAAGAAGGGGCGAGGCGATTGCTTGGATCCTGGGTGGATTTTCTATTGCTAACGTGCTTGGCGTGCCACTGGGGACATTCATCGGACAGCATCTGAACTGGTGGATGACCTTTGTAGTAACCGCTGGGATTGGTGTTATACCGTTCATACTGATGTTCCGTATTCTTCCGCGGCAAACGACAACGATTACCAGTTCATTCAGTGATCAAATGGTATTATTTATGAAACCTCGTATCCTGCTGGCCTGCTTGATTCCAGTACTAGGTAATAGCTGTATCTTCGTGACATTTACGTACATTACTCCATTATTGGGTCAGTCTATGGGCGTACCTGCACGTTGGATCAGCGGTGTGCTCCTGATCTATGGAGCTTGTAGTATTTTGAGTAACTGGATCGGAGCGAAAATTGCCAAAGGCGATTTCTTATCCAAGCTCAAGTGGCTTTTTGTTATTCAAGCCGTCATCTTCGTGGGGTTGAGTTTAGCGGTATCGAATCTATGGCTTGGGCTGACCTTTTTATTCCTGATCGGATGTCTGTCATCCTCCTTAAGTGCGGCTTCCCAATTGTACCTGTTTGATGTATCTGGCGTAGTTGCGCCAAAATCCAAAGCCTTTGCATCCACCTTACTGCCTGTATCGGCAAACCTAGGTATTGCGCTCGGCTCCGGATTCGGCGGGCTTGCGGTTAATTTGGGTGGCGTAAACTGGGTTCCCCCGGTTGCCGTGGTGTTGGCATTATCGGCTTTTGTAATTACGAAGGTATGCCAGCGTTCGATTCAATTGAAGCCAGATGGAGAAATGGCGACGAATGCAGCCTAATGGACTGCCTAATTAGATTGAATGATTTTACTAAATGAATAACGGAATAGGATTTAAGAGATACCATACAATTTTGCTGCTGTTTAGCGAAGGTGTATGGTTTTCTGTTGTTCTATATTAACTAGTGCATTCCCATGTAGCTGAGATATAGTAAAAAAATACAATCTTTTGGTGAGCTTGTATGTAAGCAGATTTGATAGAATGATAAAAAGATTTCCTGATTCCAATCGGAAGTTCTATGACATGAGGAGGTAAAGTCAATGAAAAAGCCAATCATCGGTGTTCTGCCGTTATATGATTCAAATAAAAAAGTTATTGGATGTTACCAGATTATATGTATGCCATAGAGAGTGCGGGCGGAATTCCAATTATGTTACCTCTGACGACTAACCCCGAAATTATGATACGGTTGGCTCATGAGTTTGACGGATTTTTGTTTACCGGCGGACATGATCTCAATCCAGAGCTCTATCATGAAAAGGTGGAGGATACGTGCGGGGAGCTATGTTATGAACGGGATCGAATGGAGGCACTTCTTTTTCAAAAGGTCGTTGAACTGGATAAACCAGCCTTCGGGATTTGCCGTGGATTGCAGCTATTTAACGTCATGTTGGGTGGGTCTTTGATTCAGGACATTCCTACCGGATTTCAGGTAGCCACACCAGTTCAGCACAAGCAAAGTCCGCCGTATACGAATCTTGTCCATGATGTACATATCGTTAATAACAATTTACTTCACGATATTGTTCAGACCAACACGATTAAAGTGAATAGTTATCATCATCAAGGAATCAAAGTTTTAGCTGATCAATTAACGGCAGTCGCTGTTGCCGAGGATGGTCTAGTGGAAGCCGTAGTGATGCCAGATCGTACATTTGTTATGGCTGTTCAGTGGCATCCAGAATACAGTTTCAGTGTAGATGAGTATAGTCAAAAATTGTTTTCAAGCTTTGTGTCTTCGTGCCAATCTCTTGGCTATGATCAGAATATCCAAGACATCATTGCTTAGATCAATGGATTGGCGAGTATGTAAAATAAAAAAAGACCTCCAATGAATTCATCAGAGGAGGTCTTCGTATTAGGCATATGATGATTAGCTAAGTCTACTAATCATTTATTTATTTTTTGATCCAGAATTAGAAGGTGCTTGATCGCTCGCATTCAGTGATGCAATCAGCTTCTCACCCTCAACATCCAGATTCGGCAGGATGCGATCCAGCCATTTAGGAAGTGTCCAGGCTTTGTCGCCGAAGATCGCCATAGTGGCAGGAACAAGTCCCATACGAATGATGAAGGCATCAATAAGGATACCTACGGCCAACGTAAAACCAATCTGCTTGATCATGACATCATCAGTGAAGATGAACCCTGCGAATACTGAAACCATGATCACCGCTGCCGCTACAACAACGCGACTGACCTGATTGTATCCATGAACCACCGATTCGCGTCCTCTGTGACCATGTACATACGATTCGCGCATCGAGCTGACAAGGAACACTTGATAGTCCATCGCTAGACCATACAAAATACCGGTTACGATAATCGGCATGAAGCTTAGCAGTGGACCGCCCGTATCGAAGCCAAAGAGCGAATGCAGCCAGCCCCATTGGAACACCGCGGTTGTAATCCCGAATGTAGCCAGGATACTAAGCAGGAAGCCAATCGTTGCTTTGATCGGAACGATAATGGAACGGAATACAAGCAATAGAATGATAAGTGAGAGTAGAATAATAATACCTACATAAATAGGGAATACCTGTGCCAGTTTGGCCGACATATCAATGTTGACCGCTGTCAGACCTGTAACTCCAATTTTAACGTCATTCTGCTGTGCAAAACTGGCATCGGCAGAGCGTAGATCATTGACTAGATCTTTGGTGGTCACATCGTTCGGACCTGTCTTCGGAATGAGACTAAATATCGCCAGATCTTCTGTCATGCCAAGCGGCGTGACCTGTGCAACATTATCCTGACTTTGCAGACCCATCATCAGGCCGCCTACTAGTTCAGGGGTGACCTGAGCTGAAGAGTTGTTAGGTTCTGCGACCAAAATAAGCGGGCCGTTGAATCCTTCTCCGAACCCTTCAGAGATGGCATCATAACTCTGTCTTGCTGTTGTGTCCAGATTTGCCGAGGATGCTCCAGGGATGCCCATTTCCATTTTGGTGATTGGTGTAGCGGCAAAGCCCAGAATAACAACGATGGCAATAATAGCAGCCCAACGGTTTTTGATAACAAATTTAACCCATCTGTCAGCAATTCCGTGATTAGACGTTTTGGATGATTGCGTACCCTTCTCACGAGCTTTAGTTGAACAGATGCGTTCTCCGACAAGCCCCAGTAGAGCTGGCAATAGGGTCAACGCAACAAATACGTTAATAAGCACGGTCGCAGCTGCAACAAGAGCCATCGTGGATAAGAAGGCAAGCCCGATAACAAGCATACCGCAGAGTGCAATGATAACCGTTAAGCCAGCAAAGAATACGGCGCTGCCTGATGTACCAATTGCTCTTGCCGTTGCTTCTTGTGCGCTCAAGCGCTGATCAATAATCATTCGGCGCTGGCGATTGACAATGAACAGAGCGTAATCGATGCCGACCGCCAGACCAACCATAAGCGCCAGAACGGAAGTGACACTAGGCATTTCGATAAATTTGGAGATTGAGAATGCTCCGCCGACCCCGATCGCAACCCCAAGAAGAGCTGTAACCAGAGGTAACCCCGCGGCAACAACGGAACCCAGCGTGATTAACAGAACAATGACAGCGATAACCAATCCGACAATCTCAGCAGAGCCGACGCCGATTGATACCGTTTTGAGTGTTTCACCCGGCAGTACAGTGATATTGGTTCCTTGCTCTACCTTCATAACGGATTGAATTACTGAGTCGAATACATCCTGTGTAATAGCAGACTGCTCAATCGTGAATTGGAACTGGAATAGAGCGATGCTGCCGTCCGAAGAGATTAATACACCGGGAACAGGAACACCTTCTACCATCAATGGCCCGTATGGAGGTGGTGTTGTATTTCCGGATTGTGCTGCTGCACCGGCAGCCTGAGACATGTCTGCAGACGCACCGGCACTGCTTGCTTCTGCTGCATAATCGGCGGGATTAATGACTTGCTCTAACCCGTATACCTCGCTGACACCTTTCATAATCGCACCAAGACGTTCAGGTGTATCCAAACGTTCGTTATCAGGTGCCTTGAAAACGACACTACCTTGACCGCCAGATGCGGCTGGCAGTTCTTCCGCTAATTGATCCAACACTTTCTGTGACTCTGTACCTTCGATCTTCATTTCAGAGCTGATATGTACACCATTGATGCTGATCATCGAAATGACAATGCCCAGAATCAGTACCCAGCCAATAATGAAGTATCCCGGTTTGCGAAAAGCAGTTTTTCCCAATTTGTATAATAACGTAGACATTTCTCTCTTTTACACTCCTTTGAATAGATGCATATGAATGATGGGAGGCTAGAATCCTTTTCGCAAATGATTAAAAACAGTTTCTAAAAACTGGTCGAACGTGATTGCACCTTCTCTGGTATCATGTGTAGCAACTTGACCTGGCAATAACACGTTGAGCCTTCCATCAATTAATGGAAGTATTGTCCCATAGATCGAGTTAAGTAGAAGATAAGTATAGATTTCATCGTACTTTCCATCAGACAGATCCAGCAGCGTTTCTTGAGCTTGTGTCTGCATCTGGTGCATTGCCCCGAGGTAATGTGGCTCCAGCACGGGATAGGTCTTCGACAATACTAAGAGTTGATGCAATCTTCCTATTAGCTCTGTAGTGAGCTGCATTTTAATTAATTGGTAGAGGACATCGAGCAGAGAAGCGTGCTCGGGCAGTTCGGTGAGCAAATGCTCTAGTTCAGCCGTATTCTGAACCGATGTAGCTCCTCTGGCAACAGCTTCTTCCTTACAAGTGAAATAATTGGCAAATGTTCTGCGAGAATACCCCGCTTTTTGCACAATATCTTCGACAGTAAAACCATCAAGCCCATGCTCCAGTGTAAGTTCAAATGCAATGCTGGCAAGCGCCTTTTCGGTCGCTTCTTTTTTTAGATGTCTTAAATTTCGTTTAATCATGAGCAGTCGCTATGCGTTCATCTCCATCTCCAGCGATGCTGGTGGAATTAGTTATTTTGTTTAACGTGTAAATAGAATTCCCCCTTATGTCTAATAAAATTTAGTCTCACGAGAATATAGGGCAGAGAAGTAATGATGTGAAATTATCATAACAACAACTTACACAATGTGCAAATTTACTCAATGAGCAAACTTTAAGGTGATTCAAATGGCGGATTTAAAATCCATTTTCTATGATGTTTGTAATTTATATGGGGATTTCAGTCATGTCAGTGAACGATTAAATTAAAGGGGAAGTTTTATAAAGAAATGAATGAATATCCAACCTTACCTCATTAATATTCGTACCATATATGACTTGTTCGGGTTCACATGATTAAGATGCGGAAGGTAGATTTGGCTTAACAGGAGTGGATACAGGGCAGATATCATTCTGTGGATTGGAATCATCGAATAGAGTCGAAACAGAGACGGTTTACAAGTGAATCCTTTGTATGAACGGCTCTCACTTGAATTTTAAAGGATGTCGGTCATGCTTATATCGGTTTTCATGTTAGAATAGGAGTATTCGGCAGATGTTGTAGAAATGGATGCAGTATAAGCTTACTTAAATGTTGGATTAATAATGTTCTGGAGGTTAGTTAGATGAGAAAAGATGAATATTTTATGCATAAAGCTATTGAGATTGCACAACAAGCCCGTCAAAGGGAAACGAACCTTTTGGCGCAATTCTGGTTAAGGATGAAGAAATCGTCATGATTGGTGAAAATAAAATTAATACGTTTTGTGATCCGACCCATCACGCCGAAATTGGACTTATACGAAAATTTTGTTCAGAGCATCACGTATTTGACTTAAGCGAATACACTTTGTATACGAGTTGTGAACCATGCGTAATGTGTTCCGGAGCGATGGTATGGTCTAATCTGGGTAGACTTGTGTATAGTGTATCCCATGATCAATTGGCAGAAATTGCTGGCAGTAACATTATGATCTCTTGTGAAGAAGTGTTTGAGAAAAGTCCGCAACAACCTGAGGTTGTAAAGGAATTGCTCAATCGTGAAGGGCTGAAAGTATTCGAGGGTTACCAATTCCATGTATAGTTTAATGGCCTCTCCAAATTAATTTTAAATTATACCTTGATTTTTTCGGAAACGTCTGATAGTGTAATACCTGTGATTTTGGAAAGTTGATTTATCAATATGAATTAGAGCTTTCCAGCAGATAAATTTGACCACTTCCACCAGGAAGTTAAGGCCATACGGACAGCCGGGTCAAACGCCGATTGGCAACTTATGTTGCCTTATTGATTGAGTTCAAAGCTCAAATTTTATAAGTTGGTTACTTTACAACCAGTGCAATTGCACATCAACTTGTGAAACGGTCAATAAGAGTGGTAAAGGCGAATTATTTGCTATATAGACTCTGATCCAATATTGATATACATGAAGGAGCTTTCCGCCAAAGGAGTTCTTGTGAATTTTTTTGGTCAAGGAGACTTCACGTCTTATTTATGATGTATATCAACAAGCAAGTGTGATGATGCGCAAACATGCGGCATTTTTCACCTTGCTTTTTTTATTGTATCAGTAGCGGGTGAACGTTGCATAATGAAACAATACAATCTGTGATGGCATGGAATCGTACAAAAAAAACAAACCTACATATGGGGATAGGAGAATGAAAAATGGGAAAAGCACTAATCATCGGCGCCGGCGGCGTTGCTTCTGTGGCAGTACACAAATGCGTTCAAAATAGCGAAGTTTTTGAGGAGATCTGTATCGCGAGTCGTACAAAATCCAAATGTGACGAACTTAAAGCGAAGCTGGACGGCGGCAAAACAAAAATTACAACAGCACAAGTTGATGCGGACAATGTTGACGAGTTGATCGCGCTGATCAATGAAGTTAAACCGGATATCGTCATGAATCTGGCTTTGCCATATCAGGATCTGACGATCATGGATGCTTGTCTTGCAACGAAAACAAACTACATGGATACAGCGAACTATGAGCCAGAAGATACAGCAAAATTCGAATATAGCTGGCAATGGGATTACAAAGAGCGCTTTGAAAAAGCAGGCATCACTGCACTGCTCGGAAGCGGATTTGACCCTGGCGTAACTGGCGTATTCTCTGCATATGCCCTGAAACACTATTTCGACGAGATCGAATACATCGACATTCTTGACTGCAATGGCGGTGACCATGGTTATCCGTTCGCAACAAACTTCAACCCTGAGATCAACATCCGTGAAGTTTCAGCTAACGGAAGATACTGGGAAAATGGTGAATGGATCGAAACGAAGCCAATGGAAATCAAGCGTGTCTATGACTTCAAAGAAGTTGGCGAAAAAGACATGTACCTGTTGTACCATGAAGAGTTGGAGTCCTTGGCGAAAAACATTCCTGGTCTGAAACGTATCCGTTTCTTCATGACATTTGGTCAAAGCTACCTGACTCACTTGAAAGCATTGGAAAACGTAGGCATGACTTCAATCGAACCGATTGAATATGAAGGTAAACAAATCATTCCTTTGCAATTCTTGAAAGCAGTATTGCCAGATCCAGCATCTCTTGGACCACGTACAGTGGGTAAAACGAACATCGGTTGTATTTTCAAAGGTAAAAAAGATGGTCAAGACAAAACGTACTATGTGTACAACATCTGTGACCACCAAGAGTGCTTCAAAGAAGTTGGTTCCCAAGCGATTTCTTACACAACAGGCGTTCCAGCAATGATCGGTGCAGCAATGGTTATGACAGGTAAATGGAATAAACCAGGCGTATTCAACGTAGAAGAGTTCAACCCAGATCCGTTCATGGAAGAACTGAACAAATGGGGTCTCCCATGGGTAGAAGACTTCAACCCGGTATTGGTTGATGAGCTGCCAGAAGAAGCAAAAGAATCGGAGCTTGTTCGTTAAAATGCGGTTTGAGCAATTACCGACGCCGTGCTTTGTTGTTGACGAGAGCCTGATTGAGAAAAACCTGAAAATCCTGAACGGGGTTATGCAGCGTACAGGTGCCAAAATTGTGCTTGCACAAAAGGCGTTTTCCATGACTGCGATGTATCCTCTCATTGGAGAATACCTGAGTGGTGCGACAGCAAGTGGACTGTATGAAGCACGTTTGGGTCACGAAGAAATGGGCAAGGAAAACCATGTCTTTGCGCCAGCTTACCGTGCAGAAGAGATCGACGAGATTATTTCGATCTGTGACCACATCATTTTCAACTCATTTTCGCAGCTTGCGAAATTTAAGGATAAGGCGCTTCAGGCTGGCCGCAAGGTTGGTTTGCGCATTAACCCGGAATGTTCAACCCAAGAAGGACACGAGATCTATGATCCGTGTTCTCCGGGTTCACGTTTTGGAGCTAAACAAGAGGATTTCCGAGCAGAACTGCTCGAAGGAGTATCGGGACTGCATTTCCACACATTGTGTCAGCAAAACTCCGATGATCTGGAGACAACACTGAACGCAGTGGTAGAAAAGTTCGGTCAATGGCTGCCACAGATGGAATGGATTAACTTCGGCGGTGGACACCATATCACGCGTGAAGACTACGACATTCCAAGATTGGAAGCTTGCATTAAGCGTATGCAGAACGATTATGATCTAGAAGTATACCTGGAGCCGGGGGAAGCCGTTGCTCTAAATGCAGGTTATCTGGTTACTTCTGTCCTGGATTTCCACAAAAACGGCATGGATATCGCCATTCTGGATACTTCAGCTACATGTCATATGCCAGATGTACTTGAAATGCCATATCGCCCGCCGTTGATCGGTTCGGGAGAAGTGGGAGAGAAAGCGCATCTGTATCGTCTGGGTGGACAAACCTGCCTATCTGGTGACGTTATTGGAGACTATTCATTCGATCAACCTTTGCAAGAAGGTGACCGCCTCGTATTTGAGGACATGGCGATCTACTCCATGGTGAAAACCAATACGTTCAACGGCATGCCGCTGCCAGCTATTGCAGTCAAACGAAAAGATGGCGATTGCGAAATCGTACGTGAGTTCGGATACCAGGATTTCAAAACAAGATTGGCTTAATACGTTATTATATATCCTAAGTTTATCAGCGATAGCACTCTAGCGATGTATATTGTAATTATATAAGTAAAAAGAGCAGTTCCCAAATCACACTCGTGTGACCTGGAACTGCTCTTTTTTGCTTTACTCGTTTGAATCAACGGGTTTACTTGCTGCTCTGGCGGCATAAGGAAAGATGGGATCTTTCAGTTCAAATTCATACGTTAATCCATTAACGATCCCTACGACATATTCGCTGTCATACAGATCTAGTAAGAATCCGGCCATCTGCTGGGCTGTATGGAACTTAGGCACACGCCCCTCATATTGGAACTGATCTAGATCAAAGGCACGTTCGGCAAACTCGGTTTCTGTAGCAGCAGGTGCGAGTACTTTGGCTTGCATGGGAACATGTTTACTTTTAAGCT
It includes:
- a CDS encoding helix-turn-helix transcriptional regulator gives rise to the protein MHPDRDWVVPPGSEPVIRSNRYSEELCSLMQTLFNEFSIREDGYEYISNHVLKAILVIIHRMSHHQRTASEIVLSNNLAERIKDYLDTNYRQPIKLKELADHFHIDFYYLIHMYSKHYGTSPYHYLIQRRMGEATRLLVSTKKKVWEIAKLVGYENPNYFTILFTKTVGESPVASENKIKRICSSRLDPRNVKIKNR
- a CDS encoding MFS transporter yields the protein MTRNRETLLILTLTLVSFVLGTTEYVIVGVLKEIEHAMKVSLAAAGALVSGFAIAYAIGTPFAVASLSKLSRRSSILIGFGIVLVLNLLTVFATTFYSLMAIRIVSAVACGLTVSLSISIASDAVQQERRGEAIAWILGGFSIANVLGVPLGTFIGQHLNWWMTFVVTAGIGVIPFILMFRILPRQTTTITSSFSDQMVLFMKPRILLACLIPVLGNSCIFVTFTYITPLLGQSMGVPARWISGVLLIYGACSILSNWIGAKIAKGDFLSKLKWLFVIQAVIFVGLSLAVSNLWLGLTFLFLIGCLSSSLSAASQLYLFDVSGVVAPKSKAFASTLLPVSANLGIALGSGFGGLAVNLGGVNWVPPVAVVLALSAFVITKVCQRSIQLKPDGEMATNAA
- a CDS encoding gamma-glutamyl-gamma-aminobutyrate hydrolase family protein, which codes for MYAIESAGGIPIMLPLTTNPEIMIRLAHEFDGFLFTGGHDLNPELYHEKVEDTCGELCYERDRMEALLFQKVVELDKPAFGICRGLQLFNVMLGGSLIQDIPTGFQVATPVQHKQSPPYTNLVHDVHIVNNNLLHDIVQTNTIKVNSYHHQGIKVLADQLTAVAVAEDGLVEAVVMPDRTFVMAVQWHPEYSFSVDEYSQKLFSSFVSSCQSLGYDQNIQDIIA
- a CDS encoding MMPL family transporter: MSTLLYKLGKTAFRKPGYFIIGWVLILGIVISMISINGVHISSEMKIEGTESQKVLDQLAEELPAASGGQGSVVFKAPDNERLDTPERLGAIMKGVSEVYGLEQVINPADYAAEASSAGASADMSQAAGAAAQSGNTTPPPYGPLMVEGVPVPGVLISSDGSIALFQFQFTIEQSAITQDVFDSVIQSVMKVEQGTNITVLPGETLKTVSIGVGSAEIVGLVIAVIVLLITLGSVVAAGLPLVTALLGVAIGVGGAFSISKFIEMPSVTSVLALMVGLAVGIDYALFIVNRQRRMIIDQRLSAQEATARAIGTSGSAVFFAGLTVIIALCGMLVIGLAFLSTMALVAAATVLINVFVALTLLPALLGLVGERICSTKAREKGTQSSKTSNHGIADRWVKFVIKNRWAAIIAIVVILGFAATPITKMEMGIPGASSANLDTTARQSYDAISEGFGEGFNGPLILVAEPNNSSAQVTPELVGGLMMGLQSQDNVAQVTPLGMTEDLAIFSLIPKTGPNDVTTKDLVNDLRSADASFAQQNDVKIGVTGLTAVNIDMSAKLAQVFPIYVGIIILLSLIILLLVFRSIIVPIKATIGFLLSILATFGITTAVFQWGWLHSLFGFDTGGPLLSFMPIIVTGILYGLAMDYQVFLVSSMRESYVHGHRGRESVVHGYNQVSRVVVAAAVIMVSVFAGFIFTDDVMIKQIGFTLAVGILIDAFIIRMGLVPATMAIFGDKAWTLPKWLDRILPNLDVEGEKLIASLNASDQAPSNSGSKNK
- a CDS encoding TetR/AcrR family transcriptional regulator — encoded protein: MIKRNLRHLKKEATEKALASIAFELTLEHGLDGFTVEDIVQKAGYSRRTFANYFTCKEEAVARGATSVQNTAELEHLLTELPEHASLLDVLYQLIKMQLTTELIGRLHQLLVLSKTYPVLEPHYLGAMHQMQTQAQETLLDLSDGKYDEIYTYLLLNSIYGTILPLIDGRLNVLLPGQVATHDTREGAITFDQFLETVFNHLRKGF
- a CDS encoding saccharopine dehydrogenase family protein yields the protein MGKALIIGAGGVASVAVHKCVQNSEVFEEICIASRTKSKCDELKAKLDGGKTKITTAQVDADNVDELIALINEVKPDIVMNLALPYQDLTIMDACLATKTNYMDTANYEPEDTAKFEYSWQWDYKERFEKAGITALLGSGFDPGVTGVFSAYALKHYFDEIEYIDILDCNGGDHGYPFATNFNPEINIREVSANGRYWENGEWIETKPMEIKRVYDFKEVGEKDMYLLYHEELESLAKNIPGLKRIRFFMTFGQSYLTHLKALENVGMTSIEPIEYEGKQIIPLQFLKAVLPDPASLGPRTVGKTNIGCIFKGKKDGQDKTYYVYNICDHQECFKEVGSQAISYTTGVPAMIGAAMVMTGKWNKPGVFNVEEFNPDPFMEELNKWGLPWVEDFNPVLVDELPEEAKESELVR
- the nspC gene encoding carboxynorspermidine decarboxylase, producing the protein MRFEQLPTPCFVVDESLIEKNLKILNGVMQRTGAKIVLAQKAFSMTAMYPLIGEYLSGATASGLYEARLGHEEMGKENHVFAPAYRAEEIDEIISICDHIIFNSFSQLAKFKDKALQAGRKVGLRINPECSTQEGHEIYDPCSPGSRFGAKQEDFRAELLEGVSGLHFHTLCQQNSDDLETTLNAVVEKFGQWLPQMEWINFGGGHHITREDYDIPRLEACIKRMQNDYDLEVYLEPGEAVALNAGYLVTSVLDFHKNGMDIAILDTSATCHMPDVLEMPYRPPLIGSGEVGEKAHLYRLGGQTCLSGDVIGDYSFDQPLQEGDRLVFEDMAIYSMVKTNTFNGMPLPAIAVKRKDGDCEIVREFGYQDFKTRLA